In Electrophorus electricus isolate fEleEle1 chromosome 12, fEleEle1.pri, whole genome shotgun sequence, a single window of DNA contains:
- the smad5 gene encoding mothers against decapentaplegic homolog 5 yields the protein MTSMSSLFSFTSPAVKRLLGWKQGDEEEKWAEKAVDALVKKLKKKKGAMEDLEKALSSPGQPSKCVTIPRSLDGRLQVSHRKGLPHVIYCRVWRWPDLQSHHELKPLEVCEYPFGSKQKEVCINPYHYKRVESPVLPPVLVPRHSEFNPQHSLLVQFRNLSHNEPHMPLNATFPESFQQHSGGSSFPISPNSPYPPSPASSGTYPNSPASSGPSSPFQLPADTPPPAYMPPEEQMGQDGSQNMDTGNSMVPQNMPRGDVQPVEYEEPSHWCSIVYYELNNRVGEAYHASSTSVLVDGFTDPSNNKNRFCLGLLSNVNRNSTIENTRRHIGKGVHLYYVGGEVYAECLSDTSIFVQSRNCNYHHGFHPTTVCKIPSGCSLKIFNNQEFAQLLAQSVNHGFEAVYELTKMCTIRMSFVKGWGAEYHRQDVTSTPCWIEVHLHGPLQWLDKVLTQMGSPVNPISSVS from the exons ATGACCTCCATGTCCAGCCTGTTCTCATTCACCAGCCCAGCGGTGAAACGCCTCCTCGGTTGGAAGCAGGGTGATGAGGAGGAAAAGTGGGCCGAAAAGGCCGTGGACGCGCTGGTCAAgaagctgaagaagaagaagggtgCCATGGAGGACCTGGAGAAGGCCTTGAGCAGTCCTGGGCAGCCCAGCAAGTGCGTGACCATTCCGCGCTCACTGGACGGCCGCCTGCAGGTGTCCCACAGGAAGGGCCTTCCTCATGTCATCTATTGCCGCGTGTGGCGCTGGCCTGACCTGCAGTCCCACCATGAGCTCAAGCCCTTGGAGGTGTGCGAATACCCATTTGGCTCCAAACAGAAAGAAGTGTGCATCAACCCTTATCACTACAAGAGGGTGGAAAGTCCTG TGCTTCCTCCTGTGCTGGTGCCCAGACACAGCGAGTTCAACCCCCAGCATAGCCTTCTGGTGCAGTTCCGCAACCTCAGCCACAACGAGCCACACATGCCTTTGAACGCCACCTTCCCAGAGTCCTTCCAACAGCACAGTGGGGGGAGCTCCTTCCCTATCTCACCGAATTCGCCTTACCCCCCCTCTCCTGCCAGCAGCGGTACATACCCCAACTCCCCTGCCAGCTCGGGTCCATCCAGCCCTTTCCAGCTCCCAG CtgacacccctccccctgcctaCATGCCTCCGGAGGAACAGATGGGACAGGATGGCTCTCAGAACATGGACACTGGCAACAGCATGGTGCCTCAAAATATGCCCAGAGGAG aTGTGCAGCCAGTAGAATATGAGGAGCCCAGTCACTGGTGCTCCATTGTGTACTATGAGCTGAACAACCGTGTGGGTGAGGCTTACCACGCTTCCTCTACCAGTGTGCTGGTAGATGGATTCACTGACCCATCTAACAACAAAAACCGCTTTTGCCTGGGCCTGCTATCCAACGTCAACCGCAATTCAACTATTGAGAACACCCGCCGCCATATCGGCAAAG GTGTCCACCTGTATTATGTTGGAGGAGAGGTGTATGCTGAGTGTTTGAGCGATACCAGCATTTTTGTCCAGAGCAGGAACTGCAACTACCACCATGGTTTTCATCCCACTACTGTCTGCAAGATCCCGAGTGGCTGCAGCCTCAAAATCTTCAACAATCAGGAGTTTGCCCAGCTGCTTGCTCAGTCTGTCAACCATGGCTTTGAGGCTGTCTATGAGCTTACCAAGATGTGTACCATTCGCATGAGCTTTGTAAAG GGTTGGGGTGCTGAGTATCACAGACAAGATGTTAccagcaccccctgctggatAGAAGTACATCTGCATGGTCCCCTTCAATGGCTGGATAAAGTACTAACACAAATGGGCTCCCCTGTGAACCCCATCTCTTCAGTTTCCTAA